In the genome of Prosthecobacter sp., one region contains:
- the rplV gene encoding 50S ribosomal protein L22 gives MSVRSVLKYARISSQKARQVTRAITGLPVSQALSVLDFTPKKAAFLIGKTLRSAIANAENNHELDASEFIVESAIATPGPVLSRIMPRARGSAAPIKKRMTHITIIIGAPKAEEAKAEGEKKAPKSARRDAPAKKKAAKAKAKVSE, from the coding sequence ATGTCCGTCCGCTCAGTCCTCAAATACGCCAGGATCTCCTCGCAGAAAGCCCGTCAGGTCACGCGCGCCATCACCGGCCTGCCTGTTTCCCAGGCGTTGAGCGTTCTCGACTTCACGCCAAAGAAGGCCGCCTTCCTCATTGGTAAAACCCTCCGCTCCGCCATCGCGAACGCCGAGAACAACCATGAGTTGGACGCCTCCGAGTTCATCGTCGAATCCGCCATCGCCACTCCTGGTCCCGTCCTCAGTCGTATCATGCCGCGTGCGCGTGGCTCCGCCGCTCCGATCAAGAAGCGCATGACGCACATCACTATCATCATCGGTGCTCCGAAAGCTGAAGAAGCCAAAGCCGAAGGAGAGAAGAAAGCTCCTAAATCCGCCCGCCGTGACGCTCCTGCCAAGAAGAAGGCAGCTAAAGCCAAAGCCAAAGTTTCCGAATAA
- the rpsS gene encoding 30S ribosomal protein S19 — protein sequence MARSLKKGPFVQQALLDKVDKLNDAKQKRPIKTWARSSMVTPDLVGHTFLVHNGKDFVSVYVTENMVGHRLGEFSLTRLFKSHGAVTVKAAK from the coding sequence ATGGCACGCTCCCTCAAAAAAGGTCCCTTCGTTCAGCAAGCCCTCCTCGACAAGGTGGACAAGCTCAACGACGCCAAGCAAAAACGCCCGATCAAGACTTGGGCACGTTCCTCCATGGTCACTCCTGACCTGGTGGGCCACACCTTCCTCGTTCACAACGGCAAGGACTTCGTCTCCGTCTATGTGACTGAAAACATGGTCGGCCATCGCCTCGGAGAGTTCTCCCTGACCCGCCTCTTCAAGTCTCACGGTGCCGTCACCGTCAAGGCCGCCAAATAA
- the rplB gene encoding 50S ribosomal protein L2 — protein sequence MALKTFKPTTPTNRYKEWNSFEEITKHSPEKSLTVALRKSGGRNNTGRITTRHIGGGHVQRYRLIDFKRSRRDEAAKVVGIEYDPNRSSRIALIEYKDGQRAYILAPNNLAVGASVTAGEKAAPELGNALPLSKIPLGTSIHNIELSPGKGGVVARAAGQAAVLSNREGEFALVRMPSGEIRKILATCYATIGQVGNVEHMNVVSAKAGRTRWQGTRPTVRGMCMNPIDHPNGGGEGRSKSGGGRQHLLSPWGHAKGEKTRNKKKATNKLIVQTRHAKK from the coding sequence ATGGCGCTGAAAACATTCAAGCCCACCACTCCCACCAATCGCTACAAGGAGTGGAACTCCTTTGAGGAGATCACCAAGCACTCGCCGGAGAAAAGCCTCACCGTGGCTCTCCGCAAGTCTGGTGGCCGTAACAACACTGGCCGCATCACCACCCGTCACATCGGCGGTGGTCACGTCCAGCGCTATCGCCTCATCGACTTCAAGCGTTCCCGTCGCGATGAAGCTGCGAAGGTCGTCGGCATCGAATACGATCCGAACCGCTCCTCCCGCATCGCCCTCATCGAATACAAGGACGGTCAGCGTGCCTACATCCTCGCGCCGAACAATCTCGCTGTCGGTGCCTCCGTGACCGCTGGTGAAAAAGCCGCTCCAGAACTCGGCAATGCGCTTCCTTTGAGCAAAATCCCTCTTGGCACCTCGATCCACAACATCGAGCTGTCCCCCGGCAAAGGTGGCGTTGTCGCCCGTGCCGCTGGTCAGGCAGCCGTGCTCTCCAACCGTGAAGGTGAGTTCGCCCTTGTGCGCATGCCTTCCGGCGAAATCCGCAAGATTCTCGCCACCTGCTATGCCACCATCGGCCAGGTCGGTAACGTCGAGCACATGAACGTCGTCAGCGCCAAGGCGGGCCGCACCCGCTGGCAGGGCACCCGCCCGACCGTGCGCGGCATGTGTATGAACCCGATTGACCATCCGAACGGTGGTGGCGAAGGCCGCTCCAAGTCAGGTGGTGGTCGTCAGCACCTTCTTAGCCCTTGGGGCCATGCGAAGGGCGAGAAGACTCGCAACAAGAAGAAGGCCACGAACAAGCTCATCGTGCAGACCCGTCACGCCAAGAAGTAA
- the rplW gene encoding 50S ribosomal protein L23 codes for MKDLHKVIKTIRLSEKATLLGEKNNEYVFSVDVEATKIDIKQAIEKLFGKKVTGVRTCNYDGKARRERRADYGRTNHWKKAIVRLKAGEKFDLA; via the coding sequence ATGAAAGACCTTCATAAAGTCATCAAAACCATCCGCCTCAGCGAAAAAGCCACGCTGCTGGGCGAGAAGAACAACGAGTACGTGTTTTCCGTCGATGTCGAAGCCACCAAAATCGACATCAAGCAGGCCATCGAAAAGCTGTTCGGCAAGAAAGTCACCGGCGTCCGCACTTGCAATTATGATGGCAAGGCCCGTCGTGAACGCCGCGCCGACTACGGCCGCACCAATCATTGGAAGAAAGCCATCGTCCGCCTCAAGGCGGGTGAAAAGTTCGATCTCGCTTAA
- the rplD gene encoding 50S ribosomal protein L4, translating to MSANILTADAAKQANIQLTEGYKGSQALSDTLVAYRANRRQSNAHTKNRSEVSGSGKKMWNQKGTGNARMGSKRSPIWSGGGVVFGPRNTTVYAKKIPKSTKKLALRAALTARILDGEVLTTSNFAVADGKTKSFIAAVNGLTTAKNVLLIGKGFDELTFRAGRNVQNVQLISADDVNAEHLLRYRSVVVTGDALETLAKRTA from the coding sequence ATGTCCGCGAACATTCTAACAGCCGATGCCGCAAAGCAGGCGAACATTCAACTCACCGAGGGCTACAAAGGCTCCCAGGCGCTGAGTGACACCTTGGTGGCCTACCGTGCCAACCGCCGTCAAAGCAACGCCCACACCAAAAACCGTTCGGAAGTCTCCGGTTCCGGCAAGAAAATGTGGAACCAGAAGGGCACCGGCAATGCTCGTATGGGCAGCAAGCGCTCCCCGATTTGGAGTGGTGGTGGTGTCGTCTTCGGCCCACGCAACACCACCGTTTACGCGAAGAAGATCCCCAAGAGCACCAAAAAGCTCGCCCTCCGCGCCGCTTTGACCGCCCGCATCCTGGATGGTGAAGTGCTCACCACCAGCAATTTCGCCGTCGCTGATGGCAAGACCAAGAGCTTCATCGCCGCAGTCAACGGTCTCACCACCGCCAAGAACGTGCTGCTCATCGGCAAAGGCTTTGATGAACTCACCTTCCGCGCCGGCCGCAATGTCCAGAACGTCCAGCTCATCTCCGCTGATGACGTGAACGCCGAGCACCTCCTCCGCTATCGCAGCGTCGTTGTCACCGGCGACGCCCTTGAAACCCTTGCCAAAAGGACCGCCTGA
- the rplC gene encoding 50S ribosomal protein L3 has translation MSLGLIGKKLGMTKVYDAKGDAVAVTVVDVSGNTILQVKRSDGKDKYSAVQIGYGDQLKESRVSKPLLGHFKKHGCTTAKRIVKEFRLTGDDKLPAEDFKLDASLFTNGQVVDVIGTTKGKGFQGVVKRHGFAGQPATHGHMMHRRPGSIGCRLTPGLVWKNQKMPGHDGVSRRTVQNLVVVQSRPEEGVLLIGGALPGNTGSIVVVRPGKKAGAKKVVVQRVSTKAAKK, from the coding sequence ATGAGTCTCGGATTGATCGGCAAAAAACTAGGAATGACCAAGGTCTATGACGCCAAAGGCGATGCCGTGGCAGTCACTGTGGTCGATGTCAGCGGCAACACCATTCTTCAGGTGAAGCGCAGCGACGGCAAAGACAAGTACAGCGCTGTGCAGATCGGTTATGGCGACCAGCTTAAAGAATCCCGTGTCAGCAAGCCGCTGCTCGGTCATTTCAAGAAGCATGGTTGCACCACCGCCAAGCGCATCGTCAAAGAATTCCGCCTCACCGGCGACGACAAGCTGCCTGCGGAAGATTTCAAGCTCGACGCCAGCCTGTTCACCAACGGCCAGGTCGTCGATGTGATCGGCACCACCAAGGGCAAGGGTTTCCAGGGCGTTGTGAAGCGCCACGGTTTCGCCGGCCAGCCTGCCACGCACGGTCACATGATGCATCGTCGTCCTGGTTCCATCGGTTGCCGTCTTACCCCCGGTCTCGTCTGGAAGAATCAGAAGATGCCCGGCCATGACGGCGTCTCCCGCCGCACAGTGCAGAATCTCGTTGTCGTGCAGAGCCGTCCTGAAGAAGGCGTGCTGCTCATCGGTGGCGCGCTTCCTGGGAACACCGGCAGCATCGTTGTGGTGCGTCCTGGCAAGAAGGCCGGCGCTAAAAAAGTAGTCGTCCAACGTGTCTCCACCAAGGCAGCTAAGAAATAA
- the rpsJ gene encoding 30S ribosomal protein S10 codes for MTNQRIRIRLRAYDYRVLDKSTADIVETAKRTGARVAGPIPLPTRIEKFTVNRSPHVDKKSMDQFEIRTHKRLLDIVDPTSRTVDELKKLNLPSGVDITIKI; via the coding sequence ATGACTAATCAACGCATCAGAATCCGCCTCCGCGCGTATGACTACCGCGTGCTCGACAAGAGCACTGCCGATATTGTCGAAACCGCGAAGCGCACCGGCGCCCGCGTCGCAGGCCCCATCCCGTTGCCCACCCGCATCGAGAAGTTCACTGTGAACCGTTCCCCGCACGTCGATAAGAAGTCGATGGACCAGTTCGAAATCCGCACGCACAAGCGGCTGCTGGACATCGTCGATCCCACATCCCGCACCGTGGACGAGCTGAAGAAGCTCAACCTCCCATCTGGTGTGGACATCACGATCAAGATCTAA
- the fusA gene encoding elongation factor G has translation MANPNSPNREYPLERTRNIGICAHIDAGKTTLTERILFYTGMIHKIGEVHDGAATTDWMEQEKERGITITSAAVTARWKQLKEEGIFKLRELEDIRVNIIDTPGHVDFTAEVERSLRVLDGAIFVLCGVAGVQPQSETVYRQAEKYSVPRIAFVNKMDRTGANFDNVVNDVRKKLGANAWPILIPIGAEENLIGQIDVVNQKAIIYNDDEKFGSSYTVRDLEGDEIKKAKENYDGLVAEICNHDEELGMMFLEEKPITIREVKEALRRTVIANKIIPMAGGSAFKNKGVQYLIDAVIDYLPGPLDIQPQTGQLVDDPEVKVEALPDDNGKFCALGFKLWSDKFGRLVFFRVYSGCVRKGDTIYNPRTRKSERVGRLIQIQASVHKDIDCCYSGDIAALVGVKDVRTGDTFCDEDLDILLEPPTFPEPVISMAVEPKTKGDQEKMGNALQRLSEEDPTFFVKTDEETGQVIIAGMGELHLEILCDRLKREHKVETNTGKPQIAYRETLTIPADGEGKLVKQSGGRGQYGHVVVKIRPGEKGSGIVVENKVVGGTIPKEFINPAKNGCIEAALNGIIAGYPVIDMQIDLVDGSSHEVDSNENAFKMAGIFAVKDALKKAKCILLEPIMAVEASTPEDYQGDILGDLNRRRGKIQGMDMRGATAILRAEVPLAEMFGYSTAIRTLSSGRASYSMQPSHFEQVPSQIVETIVEQRGGGKS, from the coding sequence ATGGCTAACCCCAACTCCCCCAACCGCGAATACCCTCTTGAGCGCACCCGGAATATCGGGATCTGCGCGCATATTGACGCGGGCAAGACGACCCTGACCGAGCGTATTCTCTTCTACACCGGCATGATCCACAAGATCGGCGAGGTGCATGACGGTGCTGCGACCACCGACTGGATGGAGCAGGAAAAAGAGCGTGGTATCACCATCACTTCTGCTGCTGTGACCGCACGCTGGAAGCAGCTCAAGGAAGAGGGCATCTTCAAGCTGCGCGAATTGGAAGACATTCGCGTCAACATCATCGACACCCCCGGACACGTGGACTTCACCGCTGAAGTGGAACGTTCCCTCCGTGTGCTTGACGGCGCGATCTTTGTGCTTTGCGGTGTGGCCGGCGTCCAGCCGCAGTCTGAGACGGTGTATCGTCAGGCTGAGAAATACAGCGTTCCTCGCATCGCCTTCGTGAACAAGATGGACCGCACGGGCGCCAATTTCGACAATGTGGTGAATGACGTGCGCAAAAAGCTGGGTGCGAATGCCTGGCCGATCCTGATTCCGATCGGTGCCGAAGAAAATCTCATTGGTCAGATCGACGTGGTGAACCAAAAGGCGATCATCTATAACGATGACGAAAAGTTTGGCTCTTCCTACACGGTGCGTGACCTGGAAGGCGACGAAATCAAGAAGGCCAAGGAAAACTACGACGGCCTCGTTGCTGAGATTTGCAATCATGACGAAGAACTCGGCATGATGTTCCTTGAAGAGAAGCCGATCACGATTCGGGAAGTGAAAGAAGCCCTTCGCCGCACGGTGATCGCCAACAAGATCATTCCGATGGCCGGTGGTTCCGCCTTCAAAAACAAGGGCGTGCAGTATCTGATCGATGCTGTGATCGACTATCTCCCAGGGCCGCTCGATATTCAGCCCCAGACGGGTCAGCTTGTGGATGATCCTGAAGTGAAGGTCGAAGCGCTGCCAGACGATAATGGCAAATTCTGCGCCCTTGGCTTCAAGCTCTGGTCCGACAAATTTGGCCGCCTCGTGTTCTTCCGTGTGTATTCCGGCTGCGTCAGAAAAGGCGACACGATCTACAATCCCCGCACCCGCAAATCCGAGCGCGTGGGCCGCTTGATTCAGATTCAGGCCAGCGTTCACAAGGACATTGATTGTTGCTACTCCGGCGATATCGCCGCCCTCGTGGGTGTGAAGGATGTGCGCACAGGCGATACCTTCTGCGACGAAGACCTCGACATCCTGCTCGAGCCTCCAACCTTCCCAGAACCCGTTATCTCGATGGCTGTTGAGCCAAAGACCAAGGGCGACCAGGAAAAGATGGGCAATGCCCTGCAGCGCCTCTCCGAAGAAGATCCGACCTTCTTCGTCAAGACCGACGAAGAAACCGGCCAGGTCATCATCGCCGGCATGGGCGAACTGCACCTCGAAATTCTCTGCGACCGCCTCAAGCGCGAGCACAAGGTCGAAACCAACACCGGCAAGCCGCAGATCGCCTACCGCGAGACGCTCACCATCCCGGCGGATGGCGAAGGCAAGCTCGTCAAGCAGTCCGGTGGTCGCGGTCAATACGGCCACGTTGTGGTCAAAATTCGCCCTGGCGAAAAAGGTTCCGGCATCGTGGTTGAAAACAAAGTCGTCGGCGGCACCATCCCGAAAGAATTCATCAATCCGGCCAAGAACGGCTGCATTGAAGCAGCGCTCAACGGCATCATCGCCGGTTACCCGGTGATCGACATGCAGATCGATCTCGTGGATGGTTCCAGCCATGAAGTCGATTCCAACGAAAACGCCTTCAAAATGGCTGGTATCTTCGCCGTGAAAGACGCGCTCAAGAAAGCCAAGTGCATCCTGCTTGAGCCGATCATGGCCGTGGAAGCCTCCACGCCAGAAGATTACCAGGGCGATATTCTTGGCGACTTGAACCGCCGCCGCGGCAAGATTCAGGGCATGGACATGCGCGGTGCCACCGCCATCCTGCGCGCTGAAGTGCCCCTGGCCGAAATGTTCGGCTACTCCACTGCCATCCGCACCCTTTCCTCCGGCCGCGCCAGCTACTCGATGCAGCCCTCACACTTCGAACAAGTGCCGTCACAGATCGTCGAGACGATCGTCGAACAGCGCGGAGGCGGCAAATCTTAA
- the rpsG gene encoding 30S ribosomal protein S7: protein MARRKRVYNKEVRKDSRYDSELVAALISNIMLDGKKSLAERIVYTAIEQLNDKTDSVDPLELFNRAIENTKPRVEVKARRVGGATYQVPLEVSPRRQESLAMRWIVGFARGRKGQAMHRALANELKDAAQGQGNAVRKRDDVHKQAQANRAFAHFRF, encoded by the coding sequence ATGGCCCGCAGAAAACGCGTTTATAACAAAGAGGTTCGCAAGGATAGCCGCTACGATAGCGAACTGGTCGCCGCCCTCATCAGCAACATCATGCTGGATGGCAAGAAGTCGCTCGCCGAGCGCATTGTCTATACAGCCATCGAACAGCTCAATGACAAGACGGACAGCGTCGATCCGCTGGAGCTCTTCAATCGCGCCATTGAGAACACCAAGCCACGCGTGGAAGTCAAAGCCCGCCGCGTCGGTGGTGCCACCTATCAGGTGCCGCTGGAAGTTTCCCCTCGTCGTCAGGAGTCCCTGGCCATGCGCTGGATTGTTGGTTTTGCCCGTGGCCGCAAAGGCCAGGCCATGCACCGCGCCCTGGCGAATGAGCTGAAGGATGCCGCACAAGGGCAGGGGAATGCCGTCCGCAAGCGGGACGACGTTCACAAGCAGGCGCAGGCCAACCGTGCGTTCGCTCACTTCCGCTTCTAA
- the rpsL gene encoding 30S ribosomal protein S12, with protein MPTINQLVRHGRKDKAVKSKSPALAKCPQRRGVCLQVMTRTPKKPNSALRKVAKVRLTNGYEVIAYIGGEGHNLQEHSIVLVRGGRVKDLPGVRYHIVRGTLDCLGVDARRRGRSKYGAKRPKAGAAAVAAKKK; from the coding sequence ATGCCCACCATCAATCAACTCGTCAGACACGGCCGCAAAGACAAGGCGGTAAAGTCGAAGTCACCCGCGCTTGCCAAGTGCCCGCAGCGTCGTGGCGTTTGCCTCCAGGTGATGACCCGCACGCCCAAGAAACCGAACTCGGCCTTGCGCAAGGTGGCCAAGGTACGCCTGACCAACGGCTATGAAGTCATCGCCTACATCGGCGGCGAAGGTCACAACCTCCAGGAGCACAGCATTGTTCTCGTGCGTGGCGGACGTGTGAAGGATTTGCCGGGTGTGCGTTACCACATCGTGCGCGGCACGCTGGACTGCCTTGGAGTTGACGCTCGTCGTCGCGGCCGTTCCAAATACGGTGCGAAACGTCCGAAGGCCGGTGCCGCCGCCGTTGCCGCGAAGAAGAAGTAA
- the tadA gene encoding tRNA adenosine(34) deaminase TadA: MADTLIINPFDDEHFMREALRQARKAAKQDEVPIGAIIVHQGNVIGRAWNQVETLKDATAHAEMLALTQAESALGDWRLNECDLYVTKEPCPMCAGAIIHCRVRRVIFGCPDVKGGAAGGYWNLLQAPNLNHRCEITPGVLNADCVAILKEFFAEARRRRAEGLEHKKGAAKDGDDVVVFDGP; encoded by the coding sequence GTGGCCGATACCCTCATCATCAACCCCTTCGACGACGAGCATTTCATGCGCGAGGCGCTGCGGCAGGCCCGCAAGGCCGCCAAACAGGATGAAGTGCCCATTGGAGCCATCATCGTGCATCAAGGGAACGTCATCGGCCGCGCCTGGAACCAGGTAGAGACCCTCAAGGACGCCACCGCTCATGCCGAAATGCTCGCCCTCACCCAGGCTGAGAGCGCCCTGGGCGACTGGCGGCTCAACGAATGCGATCTCTATGTCACCAAGGAGCCCTGCCCGATGTGTGCCGGTGCCATCATCCACTGCCGCGTCCGCCGCGTCATCTTCGGCTGCCCCGATGTCAAAGGTGGCGCCGCCGGCGGCTACTGGAACCTCCTCCAAGCCCCCAACCTCAACCATCGCTGCGAAATCACTCCTGGTGTGCTCAATGCCGACTGCGTTGCCATCCTCAAAGAATTCTTCGCTGAAGCTCGTCGCCGTCGGGCCGAAGGACTGGAGCACAAAAAGGGCGCAGCCAAAGACGGTGATGATGTCGTGGTGTTCGATGGGCCGTGA
- the rpe gene encoding ribulose-phosphate 3-epimerase translates to MDHTTDLILPSLLASDWSKIDAEVKRASNAGAQWLHLDVMDGAFVDNISFGPQMVQTVRKVTDLYLDVHLMIHRADHYLERFIKAGANNITIHVEANYDTSVAETLQRIRAAGLHCGIALHPSTPFEAALPFVKDIDLLLVMTVVPGFGGQPFMEKETMPKLAAARDYRDAHGLKFHLEVDGGIYTNTAPIAKQNGANLFVCGTSSFGPPDMNQSMRDLAASVA, encoded by the coding sequence ATGGATCACACGACCGACCTCATTCTCCCGTCCCTGCTGGCCTCCGACTGGTCAAAAATCGACGCCGAAGTGAAACGCGCCTCAAACGCCGGGGCACAGTGGCTTCACCTGGACGTGATGGACGGGGCGTTCGTCGATAACATCTCCTTCGGTCCGCAGATGGTACAGACGGTGCGCAAGGTGACGGACCTGTACCTGGACGTGCATCTCATGATTCACCGGGCGGACCATTATCTGGAACGGTTCATCAAAGCGGGTGCGAACAACATCACAATCCACGTCGAAGCAAACTACGACACCTCGGTGGCGGAGACTTTGCAGCGTATCCGGGCCGCCGGTTTGCACTGCGGCATCGCGCTGCACCCAAGCACGCCGTTTGAGGCGGCGCTGCCGTTTGTGAAGGACATCGACCTGCTGCTGGTGATGACCGTGGTGCCCGGATTTGGCGGGCAGCCCTTCATGGAGAAGGAAACAATGCCAAAGCTGGCTGCCGCACGCGATTACCGCGATGCGCACGGTTTGAAGTTCCACCTGGAGGTGGATGGCGGCATCTACACGAATACCGCGCCGATTGCGAAGCAGAACGGCGCGAACTTGTTCGTCTGCGGCACGTCATCATTCGGACCACCGGACATGAATCAGTCGATGCGCGATCTGGCGGCGTCCGTGGCCTGA
- the infC gene encoding translation initiation factor IF-3 gives MNERIRAPKVRVVEEDGHHQLGIIPTSQAIRIAKERGLDLVEVAPNADPPVCKIVNYGKYKYIQEKHKKEAHKHHKAGKVKEMKFRIGIDPHDYLIKITHAEDFLAEGHKVRIQLQFRGRQMAHQELGHLLAKKIKEDLLTMGHVDQEPRMAGRNINMQISPLPERQRHRKFKTHLKGVTAHSDILHAEGHDPREEKHDEEPHDDNHHDENHEAPPPEEKAAPAPAAE, from the coding sequence GTGAACGAGCGCATTCGTGCGCCGAAGGTGCGGGTGGTTGAGGAGGATGGGCATCATCAATTGGGCATCATTCCGACTTCGCAGGCCATTCGCATCGCCAAAGAGCGTGGATTGGACCTCGTGGAAGTCGCGCCGAACGCCGACCCGCCCGTGTGCAAGATCGTCAACTACGGCAAATACAAATACATCCAGGAGAAGCACAAGAAGGAGGCCCACAAGCATCACAAGGCCGGCAAGGTGAAGGAAATGAAGTTCCGCATCGGCATCGACCCGCATGACTACCTGATCAAGATCACGCATGCCGAGGACTTCCTGGCCGAAGGCCACAAGGTGCGCATTCAGCTTCAGTTTCGCGGCCGCCAGATGGCGCATCAGGAGCTGGGACATCTGCTGGCCAAGAAGATTAAGGAAGATCTTCTCACCATGGGCCATGTCGATCAGGAGCCGAGGATGGCCGGCCGAAACATCAACATGCAGATCAGTCCGCTGCCGGAACGCCAGCGCCACCGCAAGTTCAAGACTCACCTCAAAGGCGTCACCGCGCACAGTGACATCTTGCACGCGGAAGGTCACGATCCGCGTGAAGAGAAGCACGATGAGGAGCCTCATGATGACAATCATCACGATGAGAATCACGAGGCACCACCGCCGGAAGAAAAAGCCGCACCAGCACCCGCTGCTGAATAA
- the aroE gene encoding shikimate dehydrogenase, translated as MHWNAVAERFTPPARLAVIGDPIAHSRSPQMHNPALKACGIEAQYIRVQVPVGQVAEAFRQFAACGFLGVNITIPHKFEALDAVDVLDPLARQLGAVNTLAIRDGKLYGYNSDGPGFLRSVKEVFGVEVKDLRVLILGAGGGAGRAVAVQSALEQCPRLVLANRTAAKAEALAAEVAKFSPKAEVKVIPWTDEAVAAEMAGIDLVVNATSLGMKSGDTKLLPAEALQARHLVFDMVYRAGGETPLLTDAKRAGAKVVDGLTLLLHQGAISFEHWFERPAPLEEMREGLRNAVMT; from the coding sequence ATGCACTGGAACGCGGTGGCTGAGCGCTTCACGCCGCCTGCGCGGCTGGCGGTTATAGGCGACCCGATTGCGCATTCTCGTAGCCCGCAGATGCACAATCCGGCGCTGAAGGCCTGTGGCATTGAGGCGCAGTACATTCGTGTGCAAGTGCCAGTGGGGCAGGTGGCGGAGGCTTTCCGGCAGTTCGCGGCGTGTGGCTTCCTCGGCGTGAACATCACCATCCCGCACAAGTTCGAGGCGCTGGATGCCGTGGACGTGCTCGATCCGCTGGCACGGCAGCTCGGTGCGGTTAACACACTGGCGATTCGCGATGGCAAACTGTATGGCTACAATAGTGACGGACCGGGCTTTTTGCGGAGCGTGAAGGAGGTGTTCGGAGTCGAGGTGAAGGATCTGCGCGTGCTGATTCTCGGTGCTGGTGGCGGCGCGGGACGTGCGGTGGCGGTGCAGAGCGCTTTGGAGCAGTGTCCGAGGCTTGTTTTGGCGAATCGCACCGCAGCGAAAGCGGAGGCTCTGGCGGCGGAGGTGGCTAAATTCTCACCGAAAGCGGAGGTGAAGGTGATTCCATGGACGGATGAGGCCGTGGCAGCGGAAATGGCGGGAATTGATCTTGTCGTGAATGCGACCTCGCTTGGCATGAAGTCCGGCGACACTAAACTCCTGCCTGCGGAGGCGCTGCAAGCCCGACATCTCGTGTTTGACATGGTTTACCGCGCCGGTGGTGAAACGCCGCTGCTGACAGATGCGAAACGGGCAGGTGCGAAGGTGGTGGACGGTCTCACGCTGCTGCTGCATCAGGGTGCGATCTCGTTTGAGCACTGGTTTGAGCGGCCTGCACCGCTGGAAGAGATGCGTGAAGGCTTGCGCAATGCTGTGATGACGTGA
- a CDS encoding ThuA domain-containing protein — protein MKLLFPLATLALATGLFLAQAADSAVKPLRVLIVAGGCCHEYDKQPMALKEGIESRINAIVDIAYNPDKSTKATFEIYKAKDWDKDFDVIIHDECSADVTDPAYVGAILGAHKAGKPAVNLHCAMHSYRWGNFREPVKAGADNAGWYEMLGLQSTGHGPQQPISITFTDKTHPITQGLENWTTINEELYNNIQVLTGKPLASGIQIVPPKAKKGETLPPDAKATEATAVVAWTNEYGPNKTKIFSTTIGHNTATVGDARYLDLITRGILWTTGHINENGQAAPGYGK, from the coding sequence ATGAAACTCCTCTTCCCTCTCGCCACCCTCGCGCTCGCCACTGGCCTCTTCCTCGCCCAGGCCGCCGACTCTGCCGTCAAGCCACTCCGCGTTTTGATCGTCGCTGGTGGTTGCTGCCATGAGTATGACAAGCAGCCCATGGCACTCAAAGAAGGCATCGAGTCTCGCATCAACGCCATTGTGGACATTGCCTACAACCCCGACAAGAGCACCAAGGCCACCTTTGAAATCTACAAGGCAAAAGACTGGGACAAGGATTTCGACGTCATCATCCACGACGAATGCAGCGCCGATGTCACCGATCCTGCCTACGTCGGTGCCATTCTCGGCGCGCACAAAGCCGGCAAGCCCGCCGTCAATCTCCACTGCGCCATGCACAGCTACCGCTGGGGCAATTTCCGCGAGCCGGTGAAGGCCGGTGCCGACAACGCTGGCTGGTATGAAATGCTCGGCCTCCAGTCCACCGGCCACGGCCCGCAGCAGCCCATCTCCATCACCTTCACCGACAAAACGCACCCCATCACCCAGGGCCTCGAAAACTGGACCACCATCAACGAAGAACTCTACAACAACATCCAGGTCCTCACCGGCAAACCTCTGGCCTCTGGCATCCAAATCGTCCCGCCCAAGGCCAAAAAAGGCGAAACACTGCCTCCCGACGCCAAAGCCACCGAAGCCACTGCCGTCGTCGCCTGGACCAACGAATACGGCCCGAATAAGACCAAGATCTTCTCCACCACCATCGGCCACAACACCGCCACCGTCGGCGACGCCCGCTACCTCGACCTCATCACCCGCGGCATCCTCTGGACCACCGGCCACATCAACGAAAACGGCCAGGCGGCCCCCGGATACGGCAAGTGA